GGGTCGAGCGGTGCCGGGTGCTGGTCGCGTTTGTGGATGTAGCGGCCGGAGGAGTTGGCCTGCCAGATCTCCACGAGCTGGCCCGCCACCGGCCGGCCGTCGCCGTCGAGCACGCGGCCGGAGACGATGATCCGCTCGCCCAGCGGCTCGCCGTTGTGCTGGATGGTGAGGTCGGATTCCAGCGCGTGCACGTCCATGTGCCCGAATGCCGGTGAATACAGCTCGATGGTTTCCGGGTCCGCGTGCTGCAGGCTCTTGGTCGGGTGGCGCAGGATGCTGCTGCGGTACGGCGGGTAGTCCAGCCGCGGCTGGGTTTCCGCCGGGGCCCCGTTTCGGAGCGCCTGCGCGTAGGCATCCCCGAGCGCCGTCATCTCGTCGCTGAGAATCTGCTGCGATTCCGCCGCGGTGTCCAGGGCCGGAACTTGCCGGGCGGCAGCCTTCGATGCGCCCTCGGGCGCTGCGTCGGACACGTCCTCGGTGAGCGGGTCCGCGTTGAAAATCTCGAGGTTGATCTCTTCAGGCACAGCAGCCTCCTTTCATTGGGTTGGGATGGGTCGGTCCTGGCCGGGTGCGGTCAGGCGGTGAGTTTCAGCTGGTGCAGGTGGTCGTACTGGACGGCGTGCCGGACCGGGGCGTTGGGGGCCCCGTAGCCGTCGTAGGAGCCGCGCCGTTCCACCATTTCGAAGAACACGCTGCCCACGGTGGCGGTGTAGAAGTGCAGGAACTCGCCGTCGGCGTCGCGGTCGTAGAGCAGGTTCAGCTCGCTCAGCGTGGCCAGGAACGCCGGGTCCAGGTCGAAGCGCGCGTCCAGGTCCTCGTAGTAGTTCGCCGGGATGCGCAGGAACTCCAGGCCGCGGCCGCGGGCAGCCCGGGCCGTGGCCACCAGGTCATCGACCGCGAAGGCGATGTGCTCCTGGTAGGTCCGGCGCTGGGTTCCGGCGAACGCGTCCCCGGAAGATCCGGTGCCGGCCGACTCGGGCCCGCCCTCCTGCTGGAGCAGCGGCGCCAGGTTCAGCACCAGCCGCACGCCCCGGTCACGGGTGGTCATCACCTGGGAGCGGACCAGGCCGGTGGGGCTGGCCACCTCGGCGTACGGCTGCGGCTCAAGGGCCAGCGCGCTGGTGTAGAAGAGCACGGCCTCGTCGAAGTGCTGCCAGGGCTGGGCGAGGTTGACGTGGTCGATCACGGCCTGCGGACCCGCGGCGCCGGTTCCGGCGGTTCCAGCGGCCGTGCCGAATTCCTTGACCCAGGCGGCGGTGCCGTCCGGGCTGCCCTGGCAGAGGAAGATTTCGGTGGAGTCCGGCGCGGCGAAGCCCTGGAAGACTTCCTCGTCCGCCTGGCTCTTGCGCGGCACCGCGGGGGCCTTCAGCTGCTGGGCCCGGGCGGCGGCGATCACGGGGGAATCGACGTCGAAGCCGACCGCGGCAATGGCGGTCTCCGCGGCGGCGGGGGCTTCCTCGTTGATGATCACGCGTGCGTGGCCCATGGTCCACAATTGCACATTCTTGGTCCGGTGCCGGCCGTTGAACCCGAAGCCCAGCTGGCCCAGCAGGGTCTCCAGGGCACCGGTGTCGGCGGCCCGGACCTCGGCGAAGTTGAACCCGGCCGGTTCGGCCACCCGGGGCAGCGTCGCCAGTTCCATCGGATGGCGGCGGCGTCCGGGACCGGCGGCCGCCTCTGCGGGGGTGGGGTTGGCCTCCAGCCACCTGGCGCTTTGTTCCTCGAGCCAGATCAGCGAGCGCATGGCATCGACGGCGGTGCGTTCGACGTCGGACTGCCGGAAGACGTCGTTGAAGACCTCAAGCGAGACGGGGCCGGTGTAGCCGGCGCGGACCACGTGGCCCATGAACTTGGCGAGCTGGAACTGTCCCTCGCCCGGGAAGACCCGGTAGTGCCGGCTCCAGGACAGCACATCCATGGACAGCTTCGGGGCGTCCGCCACCTGGACGAAGAAGACCTTCTCCGGGTTGAACCCCTCGATCGGTGCCGTATCCCAGTCCCGGGACAGGATGTGGAAGGAATCCAGGCAGGTGCCCAGGTTCGGGTGGTCCACGAGTTCCACCAGCCGGTGGGCGTGCTCGTAGTCGTTGACGTACTTCCCCCAGGCCAGGGCCTCGTAGGCGACCTTCACCCCGTGCCCGCCGGCGAGCTCGGCCAGCCGGGACAGCTGGGCGGCGCGCAGCTCGTCGTCGTCGATGCTGGCGGTGGCCACGTTGGAGCAGACCAGGATGGTGTCCATGCCCAGCCGTGACATCAGCCGGAACTTGGCCTCGGCCCGGCGCAGGTTGGCGGCGAGCAGCTCCTCCGGGACGCTGTCGAAGTCGCGGAACGGCTGGTACAGGTCAAGGGTAAGGCCCAGGTCCGCGGCCATCGAGCGGACGTGCTCCGGGCTCAGCGAGGTGGTGACGAGGTCCTGTTCGAAGATCTCTATCCCGTCGAAACCGGCGATGGCGCAGGCCTGCATCTTCTCCTTCAGGGTGCCGGAGAGGCAGACGGTGGCGATTCCGGTGCGCATCAGGCGGCCACCTCCTCGGCGGCGACGAGCTCCAGGAAATGGGCTCGCATGCGGTCCGCGTCGGCTTCGAGTCCGGTGAAGATCCGGAAGGCGTCGGCGGCCTGGCCCACGGCCATCCGGCCGCCGTCGAGCACCTCGCAGCCCCTGGCGCGGGCTTCGCGGACCAGTTCGGTCTCGATCGGCCGGTAGACGATGTCCGCGACCCAGTGCCGGGACTCCAGCAGGGAGGTCTCCAGCGGCACCCCGGGGTGGGCAGCCATCCCCACGGGGGTGCAGTGGACCAGGCCGTCGGCGAGCGGCATGAGCTCCGGGAGCTCCGCCGTCGTCCGCGCGGTGACCTGGCTGTCCGGGAAGAGCCCGGCGAGTTCGGCGGCCCGGTCGGCGCAGCGGGCCGCGTCGGTATCCACGAGGTCCAGACGGCGGACCCCGGCGGTGAGCAGGGCGTAGGCGACGGCGGATCCGGCGCCGCCGGCGCCGAGCTGCACCACGCGGTCCAGCTTGGCCCCGGGCAGGCCGGAGGCGAGCGCGGAGGCAAATCCGGAAAAGTCGGTGTTATGGCCGATGAAGCGGCCGTCGCGGATGGTCACGGTGTTGACCGCCCCGAGGCGCCGGGCGTCCGGGGAGACCTCGTCGAGGTGCTGGAGCACCAGCTGCTTGCAGGGGTGGGTGATGTTCAGGCCGTTGAAGCCCAGCCGCTGCGCGCCGGTGAGGAGTTCCCCGATGGCCTGCCCCGGGAGGCCGAGTCCGGTGAGGTCGATGGGGCGGTACAGGTACCGCAGGCCCTGCACGTCGCCCTCCCGTTCGTGCATGGGGGGCGTGAGGGATGGCGTGACGCCATCGCCTACGAGGCCCACGAGGAAGGACTCGGCTCGGTTGCTCATCCGTCTAGCTCCTTTGACAACGGCACTCGGCGGGCCGCGGTGTGGACGGCGGCGGGCCGGGTGATGGGGATTACATTACCGCAATTGTTCACATCTTGCACGGTTGTTCTTATTACGAACATGACTTATTGCTGGGGAAGCCGGGCCGAAAGCTCGGCCGCTGCGGACTGGAGCAGCGGCACCAGGGCCACGAGGGCCTCCATGCTCATCCGGAACACCGGGACCGCCGTGGCCAGCGAGGCGAAGGCGTACCCCTGGGAGTTGAAGACGGGGACGGCGACGGCGCGCATGCCGAGCTCGTTTTCCTCGTCCATGGTGGCGTAGCCGCGCTTGCGAACCAGTTCGATCTCGGTCCGGAAAGCGTCCCGGTCGGTGATGGAAAGGTCCGTGAGCGGCTCCAGCTCGAGCTCCTCCACCAGCTGGCGCCGCGTGGCGTCATCGGCAAAGGCGACGAGCGCCTTGCCCACCGACGTCGTGTGCAGGGCGCCGAGGTGGCCGGGGTCGGAGGTGACGCGGAACGTCTGCGGGCCGTCCACCTTGTTGACGGTGAGGTGGTGGTTCCCGTCGCGCACGGACAGGATGGTGGCCTCGCCGGTCTCCTCGGTGACGCGCCGCAGGATGGGAAGCGCGGTGCCGGCGAAGCCGTGATGGTTGGATACCCGCTGGCCGAGCTGGAAGACGCGCAGGCCCAGGTGGTAGCGCCGGCCGTCCGGCTCGTAGTCCACGAAGCCGTCCCTGGTCAGTGAGCCGAGCAGCCGGTACGTGGTGCTGAACGGCAGTTCGGCGCGGCGCGAGAGCTCCGCCGCGCTGGCCCCGCGGGGCTCGTCCCCCAGCAGGACCAGCAGCCCCAGGGCCTTGCCCACCATGTCGGTGCGGGAATCCTCCCGCCCGGGCTTCCTGGGGCCGCCCGCGGGGGCCTCGGCGGGCGTGCCTGCAGTGGCGTCGGCGGGGGCGTCGGCAGCGAGGGCCGACTCTGTGTCTTGGTTCACACTCATGCATCGATGTTCTCACATGGTGAGAGCTATTGCTAGATGATGATTATTTTTGTTGACAAGTGATGGCAATCACAGCCATGCTTGCTACATCGCACAAGTAGCTCCCACCATGTGGCTACTAGTCCGGGTCTTTCCTCGGTCCACCGGCTGCCTCACACCTAAAGCCACCGGCCGGTGAGACCTTCCCGATCCATCCGCGACAACGTCGTCACACAAAGGAACACCATGAGCCAGACACTCCCGTCTACGACGCCGGGCACTGCCGCACCGGCCGGGACACCAAAGAAGGCAGCCCTCGCCAGCTTCCTGGGAAGCGCCGTCGAGTACTACGACTTCTTCATTTTCGGTTCCGCCGCCGCCCTGATCTTCCCGAAAGTCTTCTTCCCGGACGCCGACGCGAACGCCGCGATCATGTCCTTCGCCACCTTTGGCTTCGCCTACGTGGCACGCCCGGTGGGCGCCGTGATCCTGGGCCACTTCGGTGACCGGGTGGGCCGCAGGAAGGTCCTGATGTTCACGCTGCTGCTGATGGGCGCCTCCACGTTCGTGATCGGCTGCCTGCCGGACTTCAAGACCGTCGGCTGGTGGGCACCCGTGCTGCTGGTGATCGCCCGGCTCTGCCAGGGCCTCTCCGCCGCCGGCGAGCAGGCCGGCGCCTCCTCCATGACCCTGGAGCACGCCCCGGACAACCGCCGTTCCTTCTTCACCTCCTGGACCCTGACCGGCACCCAGGGCGGCCAGATTCTCGCCGCCCTGGTCTTCATCCCCGTCCTGGCGCTGCCGGACGAGATCAAGTACGGCATCGGCTGGCGCATCCCGTTCTGGCTCAGCGCCGTCGTCGTGGTGGTCGCGTTCTTCATCCGCCGCACCCTGCACGAGCCGCCGGCCTTCGAGGAAGCACAGAAGAGCGCCCAGATCTCCAAGCTCCCCGTCGCCGACCTGCTCAAGCACCACTGGCGCGACGTGCTGCGCGTGGTGGCCTGTGCCTTCATCGCCGCCGTCTCCACCGTGTTCGGGACCCTGGCGATCAGCTACGCCAAGAACGTCGCCAATGTGGACGGCACCGTCACACTCTGGCTGGTGGTGGGCGCCAACCTGGTCGCCCTCGGCACCCAACCGCTCTTCGGCAAGCTGGCCGACCGGATCGGCCGCAAGCCGGTCTTCATCTACGGCGCGCTCTCCAGCGCGGTGCTGACCCCGGTGTTCCTGCTCAGCCTCGAATCCGGCAGTGTCCCGCTGATGTTCCTGGCCGCCATCGGCTTCTTCTCCTTCGGCTACGCGGCCTCCAACGCCGTCTGGCCCTCCTTCTACGCCGAGATGTTCAGCACCAAGGTCCGCTTCTCCGGACTGGCGATCGGCACCCAGCTCGGCTTCCTGATGGCGGGCTTCGCCCCGGCAATCGTCGCGGCCATGGGCGGCATCAAGCCAGGCGGCTGGGTCCAGATCACCATCTTCACCGGCATCATCTGCGTCATTGCCGCCGTCTCTGCACTGACCGCCCAGGAAACCTTCAAGGTTCCCACCAAGGAACTCGGCCTGCGCTGACGGACGGAAGGCGACGGCGTCCCCGACGGCGGGAGGTTCAGCCGCCGTCCGCCGTCCCCGGGCCGCCGGCACCCAGCACCGCGGCCAGGTCATAGCTGACGGGCTCCTCCAGCTGCGCGTAGGTGCAGGAACCGGGCTCCCGGTCCGGCCGCCACCGGACGAACTGGGTGGTGTGCCGGAACCGCTCGCCCTCCATGTGGTCGTACTTCACCTCGACCACCCGCTCCGGGCGCAGCGGCGTAAAACCCAGGTCCTTGTTCCCGCTCCACCGGCTCCCTTCGGCGTTGCGCGGCGTCCGCGCCCCCTCCTCCTGCCGGGCCCACGCCCACGGGTGGTCGGAAAAGTCGGTGACCAGCGGCTGGAGCTCCTCAAACAGTTCCTTGCGGCGCTGCATCGGAAATGCGCCCACCACCCCGACGCTGGCGAGGACGCCGTCGCCGTCGTACAGCCCCAGCAGCAGCGAA
The nucleotide sequence above comes from Arthrobacter sp. KBS0702. Encoded proteins:
- a CDS encoding IclR family transcriptional regulator translates to MSVNQDTESALAADAPADATAGTPAEAPAGGPRKPGREDSRTDMVGKALGLLVLLGDEPRGASAAELSRRAELPFSTTYRLLGSLTRDGFVDYEPDGRRYHLGLRVFQLGQRVSNHHGFAGTALPILRRVTEETGEATILSVRDGNHHLTVNKVDGPQTFRVTSDPGHLGALHTTSVGKALVAFADDATRRQLVEELELEPLTDLSITDRDAFRTEIELVRKRGYATMDEENELGMRAVAVPVFNSQGYAFASLATAVPVFRMSMEALVALVPLLQSAAAELSARLPQQ
- a CDS encoding bifunctional sugar phosphate isomerase/epimerase/4-hydroxyphenylpyruvate dioxygenase family protein codes for the protein MRTGIATVCLSGTLKEKMQACAIAGFDGIEIFEQDLVTTSLSPEHVRSMAADLGLTLDLYQPFRDFDSVPEELLAANLRRAEAKFRLMSRLGMDTILVCSNVATASIDDDELRAAQLSRLAELAGGHGVKVAYEALAWGKYVNDYEHAHRLVELVDHPNLGTCLDSFHILSRDWDTAPIEGFNPEKVFFVQVADAPKLSMDVLSWSRHYRVFPGEGQFQLAKFMGHVVRAGYTGPVSLEVFNDVFRQSDVERTAVDAMRSLIWLEEQSARWLEANPTPAEAAAGPGRRRHPMELATLPRVAEPAGFNFAEVRAADTGALETLLGQLGFGFNGRHRTKNVQLWTMGHARVIINEEAPAAAETAIAAVGFDVDSPVIAAARAQQLKAPAVPRKSQADEEVFQGFAAPDSTEIFLCQGSPDGTAAWVKEFGTAAGTAGTGAAGPQAVIDHVNLAQPWQHFDEAVLFYTSALALEPQPYAEVASPTGLVRSQVMTTRDRGVRLVLNLAPLLQQEGGPESAGTGSSGDAFAGTQRRTYQEHIAFAVDDLVATARAARGRGLEFLRIPANYYEDLDARFDLDPAFLATLSELNLLYDRDADGEFLHFYTATVGSVFFEMVERRGSYDGYGAPNAPVRHAVQYDHLHQLKLTA
- a CDS encoding shikimate dehydrogenase — encoded protein: MSNRAESFLVGLVGDGVTPSLTPPMHEREGDVQGLRYLYRPIDLTGLGLPGQAIGELLTGAQRLGFNGLNITHPCKQLVLQHLDEVSPDARRLGAVNTVTIRDGRFIGHNTDFSGFASALASGLPGAKLDRVVQLGAGGAGSAVAYALLTAGVRRLDLVDTDAARCADRAAELAGLFPDSQVTARTTAELPELMPLADGLVHCTPVGMAAHPGVPLETSLLESRHWVADIVYRPIETELVREARARGCEVLDGGRMAVGQAADAFRIFTGLEADADRMRAHFLELVAAEEVAA
- the pcaH gene encoding protocatechuate 3,4-dioxygenase subunit beta produces the protein MPEEINLEIFNADPLTEDVSDAAPEGASKAAARQVPALDTAAESQQILSDEMTALGDAYAQALRNGAPAETQPRLDYPPYRSSILRHPTKSLQHADPETIELYSPAFGHMDVHALESDLTIQHNGEPLGERIIVSGRVLDGDGRPVAGQLVEIWQANSSGRYIHKRDQHPAPLDPNFTGVGRCITGADGSYSFTTIKPGAYPWKNHLNAWRPAHIHFSLFGQEFTQRIVTQMYFPGDPLFALDPIYQSIVDQDARDRLVATYNHDQTKPEWALAYNWDIVLTGSKRTWTENEALGAEGDDHE
- a CDS encoding MFS transporter, whose translation is MSQTLPSTTPGTAAPAGTPKKAALASFLGSAVEYYDFFIFGSAAALIFPKVFFPDADANAAIMSFATFGFAYVARPVGAVILGHFGDRVGRRKVLMFTLLLMGASTFVIGCLPDFKTVGWWAPVLLVIARLCQGLSAAGEQAGASSMTLEHAPDNRRSFFTSWTLTGTQGGQILAALVFIPVLALPDEIKYGIGWRIPFWLSAVVVVVAFFIRRTLHEPPAFEEAQKSAQISKLPVADLLKHHWRDVLRVVACAFIAAVSTVFGTLAISYAKNVANVDGTVTLWLVVGANLVALGTQPLFGKLADRIGRKPVFIYGALSSAVLTPVFLLSLESGSVPLMFLAAIGFFSFGYAASNAVWPSFYAEMFSTKVRFSGLAIGTQLGFLMAGFAPAIVAAMGGIKPGGWVQITIFTGIICVIAAVSALTAQETFKVPTKELGLR